The genomic window CAGTAACCTCGGTGCTGATTCCGTGGAATTCTGGGGCAGCCTTTCACTCTGGCGTTTTGGGAGTGTCAACCCTAAGTTATCTTCCTTTCTGCTTTTTTAATCTTCTTAGTCCAGTGATCTCAGTTTTGCTGGCGGCAGCGAATCTAACCATTGCACGGATTAGTGTGGAGGCACTGCAAGATACCGAGATGATCGTTTCAGAACCAACTGGTTCTCCTGATTAAACCTGAGCCTCAAAACCACCAAAATGCGGAAAGTTCTACTTTATATTGATGTCAACCAACTTGGATCTAAATTGAGCTTTTTGGAGCGAGCTGTTGCCTATGTCAGAGCCTTGGAAGGACAGTTTTTAGTGATGACCGTGATGCCCGATTACCAAGCTTACTTTGTTAGTCCATTACTCCCGGAACAGTTTGCAGAGAAAGCTCATGCCAAAGCCATAGCAGCCTTAGATGAATTTGCAACTCGCTATCTTCCTGATGAGTTGATTGACAGTGTTATGATCCGATACGGCTTACCTCACACACAGATCTTAGCAGTGGCAGAAGAAGAGCAAGTGGATTTAATTTTCTTCAATGCGGATCGCCCCGAACCTGTAGACTATTTATTAGGCACGATGGAAAGCCGTGTCAATCGTCATGCCGCTTGTGATGTGATGTTTTTCCATGGTCATTAGCTAGACAGAAGCGCCCATTAAAAGACTGCCATGACACTTGCCTTGTATTTATGATATAAACAATTTTATTGATCGACAGAGGTTGTTATGCTTCAACATTTTCTTCAAGACGCGACAACACTGTTTGTAGTTATTGACCCTGTTGGACTGGTACCAATTTTCATTGCCATCACTCAAAAAGAGCCTCAAGTGAGCCGCCAGAGAATTGCACTTTTAGGAGTGGGCATTTCGACAATTGTTTTATTCGGGTTTCTCATTGCTGGTCAGATGTTATTGGCAGTTTTAGATGTTGGTTTGCCAGCTTTTCGAGTTGCGGGTGGTTTGTTGTTACTCATTGTGGGCTTACAGATGGTGCTTAGTCAGGGAGAACATTCCGCATCAACTGATCCCGAATCTTCTATTGATCTTGCTGTTTTTCCGTTAGCAACCCCCTTAATTGCCGGACCTGGGGGAATTACGACCAT from Cyanobacteria bacterium GSL.Bin1 includes these protein-coding regions:
- a CDS encoding universal stress protein, whose amino-acid sequence is MRKVLLYIDVNQLGSKLSFLERAVAYVRALEGQFLVMTVMPDYQAYFVSPLLPEQFAEKAHAKAIAALDEFATRYLPDELIDSVMIRYGLPHTQILAVAEEEQVDLIFFNADRPEPVDYLLGTMESRVNRHAACDVMFFHGH
- a CDS encoding NAAT family transporter, producing the protein MLQHFLQDATTLFVVIDPVGLVPIFIAITQKEPQVSRQRIALLGVGISTIVLFGFLIAGQMLLAVLDVGLPAFRVAGGLLLLIVGLQMVLSQGEHSASTDPESSIDLAVFPLATPLIAGPGGITTIVLLTDKAKFGAMEQLITSLALLTVLLITYLALLSANLIQKGLGRTGVNVITRILGLLVAALATETILAGIRQYFI